ATTGTCGAACAGGTCCTTGCCCATGCCCACGTACTGGGCGCCCTGGCCGGGAAAGATGAAAGCGATCTTGGACATTTTTACCTCTTGTTTTTTGGAAATGGAACACGGGTTTTCTAATGTTTACGCTTAAAACAAATATACTTTGATTCCATCATTTGCCCAGCATAGTTGCCCCTCAATAACCAAAAGCCCTTTTCTGCCTTTGCCGCTGCTGGTGGCACCCCGCCTAGGCGGTGGCGTTTTTTGCCTTCTGATTTTGTTTTCTGCCTTCAGCAGTTACCAGCGTATCAGCACCGCCCCCCAGGTCAGGCCGGCCCCGAAGGCCACCAGCATTATCAGGTCGCCTTTCTTGATCTTTCCGTTCCGCACCGCCTCGTCCAATGCGATGGGAATGGAAGCCGCCGAAGTATTGCCGTATTTCTGGATGTTGATGTATATCTTCTCGTTCCCGGCCCCCAGCCGCTCGGCAATGGCTTCTATGATCCGGATGTTGGCCTGGTGCGGGATCAGCAGATTCAATTGTTCCTTGGAAACCCCTGCGCTGGCCAAAGCCTTGGTCGAGGCGTCCAGCATGTTCCGGACGGCATGGGGAAACACCTTGTTACCCGCCATCTTCACAAAATGCATCTTCTCGTCCACCGTCTTATGGCTGGCCGGGTTCAGGCTGCCGCCGCCCGGCTGGAAGATCAGGTCGCCCAGGTTGCCATCGGCGCCCAGATAGGTGGACAGTATCCCCCGGTCATCTTCCACCTCGCCCAGCACCGCCGCCCCGGCCCC
The DNA window shown above is from bacterium and carries:
- a CDS encoding beta-ketoacyl-ACP synthase III, translating into MKRIAILGTGSYVPEKILTNADLEKMVETTDEWITQRSGIKERHVSDEKTPTSKLSLEAAKKALEASGVKPEELDFILIGTVTPDMMFPSTACLVQAALGAKNAAAFDISAGCTGFIYGLELARSLIVADPRRKVLVIGAEELTKITDWTDRGTCVLFGDGAGAAVLGEVEDDRGILSTYLGADGNLGDLIFQPGGGSLNPASHKTVDEKMHFVKMAGNKVFPHAVRNMLDASTKALASAGVSKEQLNLLIPHQANIRIIEAIAERLGAGNEKIYINIQKYGNTSAASIPIALDEAVRNGKIKKGDLIMLVAFGAGLTWGAVLIRW